The DNA segment GCCGAATCCATGATCATATCTTCGCTGCCATAAATGGCGAGCGTGGGAAGCTCGGTTGCACCGACGGAATAAGCGCCAAGGAGAATCATCCCTTCTAACTTGTCCACATGTTTGCTGGCATAGCTGCTCGCCATTGCGCCGCCGAGGGAATGTCCGCCGATATACCAGTGCTTCACCTCGGAAAGCGGAAGCTGCTCAAATACTCTATCTGCAGCATTCATATCGAAAACAGCCAAGTTGAAAGGCATTTTTAACAAAACACAGGTAATGCCTTGCTGCGACAGCTGTTTTAACAGCGGGGCATAAGCCGCCGCCTCCACCTTGCCGCCGGGGTAGAAGATCAGTGCGCTATCGCTGGACTGCCCCTGCTCGGGATAGAACACCCACATTTTTTCCAGGCTGTCGACACTGTTCTCTTGGCTGGCAATGGCTTGCACCGCGGCCTCATCCGCCCGGTAGTAGTCCAGTGTATACATGTAAAATGCGCCTATGACAAGGAGTAACAATGCGGGGACACTGATGGCTGCAATTTTGAGGATTTTTCTCTTTTTCA comes from the Paenibacillus lentus genome and includes:
- a CDS encoding alpha/beta hydrolase; the encoded protein is MKLKKRKILKIAAISVPALLLLVIGAFYMYTLDYYRADEAAVQAIASQENSVDSLEKMWVFYPEQGQSSDSALIFYPGGKVEAAAYAPLLKQLSQQGITCVLLKMPFNLAVFDMNAADRVFEQLPLSEVKHWYIGGHSLGGAMASSYASKHVDKLEGMILLGAYSVGATELPTLAIYGSEDMIMDSAKLDNTPNQHVIEGGNHAYFGNYGEQKGDGLATITREEQQRQTVEEIIDFILDEEKK